The Virgibacillus siamensis sequence GCGCTCAGTTGGAATCGCCGCGTCACTGTTGGTCGAAATAAATGTTGCCCCATTGCGAACAGCAATACATGCTTTGGACAATTTATCATAGCTGATATCCCTGTCAATGCCAACTACCACAAAGTCACAGTCTTTATCCGTCAAAACAAGCCCTTCGTCATTTATCGCCTGATGAAGCCCTTCTTCACCAATCACATAACAACGTGCATTTTCATGTTGTTTCCGAATAAACTTGGCGGTTGCCAGACTTGAGGTGAAAACATGTTCAGGTGTCGATTGAATATCCATCCGCTTTAGTTTATCGGAAATCTGTTCTTGTGTTCTGGAGGAATTATTCGTCAAAAATAAATACGGTATACCCTCTTCAACCAGCTTGTCCACAAATTCACCGGCTGCCTCAATCCGTTCATTTCCTTTGTACATCGTTCCATCCAAATCAATTAAATATGCATTATATTTCCTCAACTGCAGTACCTCTTTCTACTCATTCTTTAAAAATGCGTTGGCAACCCCTAATTCATTATCCAGATATTTTCTCACATAGGCACTGAATTCCGTTAATTTATCCATGTTGTCCCGCAACGTTTTTTCGAGCAATTCATGGTCAACCGACAAATATTCTTTCACTAGATGTTTACGCAATAAAATAACTGCCTTCAGTCCCTCATCATAGTGCTCCGGAACGACTTTTTCATCAACCAGAATATCGATAATATCCTCATAACTGCCCGGATCGCGCATGATGAACCCGTCAATCATCATATTTCCGACATCAAGCATCGACTCAATTACCATATGTACGGTACGTTCCAAGTATAATTTTTCCATAAAAGAACTAAACTGATGCTTTTTCACCTCAGCAAGCAGTTCTTTCATATAATCAAGTATTTCTTCAATTTTTTTACGATCAACAAAGTACATTTTTCACCCTCCGAATATCGTGCTCATTTAACTATATCATAAGAACCGAATCATGTTATAGTAAAATAAAATCGCATGGAGTGAAATGAAATGGATAAAAGCTTTGACATACTGAAAGATGAAACACAAACAAAAGAAATACGCTACATAAGTTTCAAAGGCAACCTGCAACGATACGACTTTGCCCTTATGCAGCACGAAGAGGATCCATCCAAACTTGTTGTCATCTATCTGCAGAAAAACCGTTTCGCCTTTTTAGGAAAAGAAGACCTGGATAAAGAAGGCGAGATTGAGCACGTTTTCCATGAGACTGAAATGGAAGCGGATGAGATCAGGGCGTTTTTGCGGGGAGTGCTATAAGAATAAAGGGAAGAAGCCGCCCCCGAGGCGACTCCCTGGTTTTAATTTGGGTTTGTCAAATAAAGTGTGTAAGTTAATTATTACTCAAGATATTTGGAGACCCTGTCTTTGAAATGATCATGCACAAGAAGCTGATTCATCACCATAGCCCAGTTTTGGATGTGTCCACCATCCCATTTTTTCTCTAATTCCTGGATTCGCAAAAACAATAGCTTTAACAGGGCATTCTCGTTGGGGAATGCTCCTTTTTTGGTTACTTTGCGAAAACTGGAGTGGATGCTTTCTACGGCGTTTGTCGTATACATGACTTTACGTATGGCACTGCCGTAATCATAAAGCTGTTCGACATGATTAAAGTTTCGTTTCCAAACATCAATCGCTCCCGGATAGGCAGCCCATTGTTGCTTAAAGGATTCAAAGGCACTGTGACAAGCTTTTAAACTTGGTGCACCATATACCTTTCTTAATGCTTGAGTAAATGGCTTATAATCCTTGCTTGGAACGTATTTCACGGAATTGCGAATCAGATGGACCATGCAGCGTTGAACGACAACGTTCGGAAAAATGGCTTGCGCCCCTTCCTCCAATCCACTAACACCATCCATGGAAATAAAGAAAATGTCTTCCACTCCTCTGGCTTTGATTTCATCAAAAATCTGCATCCACTTATGCTTGCTTTCTGTTTCATTCAACCATAATCCAAGTATTTCTTTTGTCCCTTCCATGGTGTAACCAAGAATCGTATAAACGGCATATTTCTTCGTTTCATACTGGTTTCGAATGGTCGTATACATGCAGTCCACAAATACGAAGGCATAACAGTTACTTAAAGGTCTGGCCTGCCATTCTTCTAAATCAGGCAATACATTGTCTGTAATATCCGAAACCATGTCATGAGAAACCGAAAATCCATAGATATCTTCAATCGTGGAGGAGATATCACGTTGGGACATTCCACGGGCATACATGGCTATCACCTTGTCCTCAATGGCAGAAACATCCTTTTTCCGTTTAGGGATAAGTTTTGGATCAAAAGATCCATCACGATCCCGTGGAACTT is a genomic window containing:
- a CDS encoding TIGR01457 family HAD-type hydrolase, giving the protein MRKYNAYLIDLDGTMYKGNERIEAAGEFVDKLVEEGIPYLFLTNNSSRTQEQISDKLKRMDIQSTPEHVFTSSLATAKFIRKQHENARCYVIGEEGLHQAINDEGLVLTDKDCDFVVVGIDRDISYDKLSKACIAVRNGATFISTNSDAAIPTERGLEPGNGALTSVITVSTGQKPTFIGKPEEIIMEQALETIGSSSTDTLMVGDNYHTDILAGINAGLDTLMVFTGVTPFADYPQLAKKPTYYVQNLYQWMDNI
- a CDS encoding DUF86 domain-containing protein; protein product: MYFVDRKKIEEILDYMKELLAEVKKHQFSSFMEKLYLERTVHMVIESMLDVGNMMIDGFIMRDPGSYEDIIDILVDEKVVPEHYDEGLKAVILLRKHLVKEYLSVDHELLEKTLRDNMDKLTEFSAYVRKYLDNELGVANAFLKNE
- a CDS encoding SAV0927 family protein, encoding MDKSFDILKDETQTKEIRYISFKGNLQRYDFALMQHEEDPSKLVVIYLQKNRFAFLGKEDLDKEGEIEHVFHETEMEADEIRAFLRGVL
- a CDS encoding IS256 family transposase — protein: MAKPKRNPYSEELANKIIEEYQPKSVEDMQDALKDIFGPMFESMLKGEMNHHLGYESNDKAEKDTENRRNGYGKKNIHTSSGELDIQVPRDRDGSFDPKLIPKRKKDVSAIEDKVIAMYARGMSQRDISSTIEDIYGFSVSHDMVSDITDNVLPDLEEWQARPLSNCYAFVFVDCMYTTIRNQYETKKYAVYTILGYTMEGTKEILGLWLNETESKHKWMQIFDEIKARGVEDIFFISMDGVSGLEEGAQAIFPNVVVQRCMVHLIRNSVKYVPSKDYKPFTQALRKVYGAPSLKACHSAFESFKQQWAAYPGAIDVWKRNFNHVEQLYDYGSAIRKVMYTTNAVESIHSSFRKVTKKGAFPNENALLKLLFLRIQELEKKWDGGHIQNWAMVMNQLLVHDHFKDRVSKYLE